A region of the Brachyhypopomus gauderio isolate BG-103 chromosome 11, BGAUD_0.2, whole genome shotgun sequence genome:
GCACAGGAATATCAACACTAGGGTAcaacgctcggtatgcaacatggttggTAAGACTTCGCAACTAGGAAGTGAGATGGAAGTGTATAAGAATGctaggaatgtgggcgtggtgatggtgAACAGCTGAGTCTGAGTGACTATCAGGTGTCATTCCTGACATAATGATTCTTCTGATCGTCCTCATTTACTTTCAAATGTTGCAAGCAAAATCATATTTTCCAATGAATTGGTTCTTCTTAATGTGTCTTAAATAACAATTTTTAATTGTGCTTATATGGGCTTTGAGTAAAGTGGTTTTAATTAAGCCACCATAGCAATTGTTTGTAATGTATCATTGATTTCATAACCGTATCCTGGGGTGTTCAGTATATTGAGTATTGATATTGATTAACTTGGCCCATATTCACAAAGCTTCTTAAAGAAAGTTGATGATAAAGTATCAGATGTGCGATCAACTGAGTCTTTCATTTCAGAATAATCATTTTTTGAGGGTTTTAGAGTAGGCCTGCATTTCTTGTCCAAAGGGATTGGTGCTAAAAGGTTTGCAGGAAAGAGCACCCTAGAAGCTTTGGAGAGGAGATAACATTATCTAGCCTGCTAGTTCATGTTATATCAGTGGTTAAGATCAGCTATGAAAGTGAAATATCTGAAATTACATAACTAGGCATAGTGCCAAGGACAGATCACAGTCCCATCAGCACGGACAATGCAACTTAACCCATCTTAGCTacttaacccatctgtgcagttagaacacacacacactagtgattactagggggctgtggatcaaacgtgcccagagcggtgggcagccctagcacagcggccagggagcagttggggttagatgccttgctcaagggcacctcagtcatggcctcagatctgggaatcgaacccacaaccctccggtcacaagaccagttccctaccaccaggccatgactgcccaagtAGTGACCTGGCCACTATCCTGCAAGAATACTGGTTTAAAATCCCTTTGACCACTGTGCGGGACTTCTATTTGTCATTCCCAAGACAAATTGATGCTGTATTAGCCACAAAAGGAGGCCCTACACCATACTCATGTattattgtggtctaaaaccaggtgtttctCTTTCATTGTCCAACTCCTGTATTTCTATTTTGATATTTTTCTTTTGAGTAATATCCTCAAAGCATTTACTGAAACTTTATTGTGTGTGGAAGAAATACTCAAGGTAGTGTTTCGACTACAGTTTATTAGAGCATTCTAAGTTTATCTCATCTCGATTCTACTAAACTTGATTTTAATATGTACTGTTTAGCACCCATAGTCTCTGGACCCAGGGCCCCACCTTTATTACACAGGAGATTAGACAAGGTGttacacgtgtttgtgtgtgaatgtgttggtttTCTGGTGTTCAGTATAAGTTTAATGTTAGAGGAACAAAATGAGGCTTAATCAGCTAAGACAAATGCATGTATCAAATGCATGTGAGAAATGGACTTGATAAAATTCCATAATACCCCATACAACACAAAATGAAGCTCACAGAAAACTAGAAAAAGCAAATATTAAGTTGTAATTTatgtgaattacatttaaactGGTGAAGTCTTATACAGAAAAAAAAGACGACCAGTTCACTGTTTCTGCATTTCTCCAGGTTTCTGTCTCAGTCTGACCCCCATCTTGTATGgtctgggtgtgagtgtgattcCAAATACAGGAGTGAAGTCTGGTTCTCCTGCATCTTCAGGCCAGACAAACTGGAACCGGCGCAGCAGGGAGACCAAGATGAGGAAGAGCTCCATGCGAGCCAGACCCTCACCAAGACACACGCGaggccctacacacacacacacacacacacacacacacacacacacacacacacacacacacacacacacacacacacacacacacacacacacacacacacacacacacacacacacacacacacacacacaaacacagaataaCCTTGTCAGTTAAACAGGGCATTAAATACAGCTCAATCAACATAGACTCAATCATATTCAAAATAGAGTAAACTCTGACCTGCAGAAAAGGGTAGGAAGGCTTCAGGTTTCTCAAACTGTCCCTGGTCATTGAGGAAGTTGGCTGGGTTGAACTCATGAGGAAACTTCCACTGGTCTTCCTCACTTAGTACTGAGGAGAGATTGGGGATAATAAGAGTGCCCTGGAAAATGAACGATGAAAGAAAGAATGATTAGACAAATAAGTAAAGCAAAATAACTAAAAGTAACAACCTGTCATCGTCACCTTCGGGATGCTGTAGCCCATGAGTTGAGTATCTCTCGATGTGCTGTGGAACACACTCAGAGGTACAGTGTTTGCGACACGCTGAGACTCGTGAATCACAGCCTGTGTGTACGGCATGTTGTGTCTGTCCTCAAAAGATGCCTGAGCTTTTCCCTCTAGAACCTCATCAATCTCCTGCCGGCATCTCTCTAGAAACATAATAGATTTCTGCTTCTATGCGACTTAGTAATTTCATTACAAGAAACACATTATGCAAATTGTATGCCATCAAAAGCTTCACTAATAGAGAGTTTTGTATCAGATTTTCATTACAGTCTTTATGTGTATAACTGATATGTCAATTTGTACTGAACTGAATATATTCAACACCATTCTAGAAATGCATAAGGCATATGGAACTACTACTGCCACTGTTAAATTCATAAACAAAGACCATTCAGTATATTTTTCCAATAATATTACATTGATGGCGTACAATGGGTTTACGGTTCAGACCTTGAATGTGTGGATGAGCCATGAGGTAGAGGAATGCTGTTAggagggtgttggaggtggtgtCTGTCCCAGCAACATGCAGGTCTATCACAATCCCCAAAAGATTATTCTCATCAAAAGAAGATTGACCATCTCCTTTCTATTAAAATTAAGACATCATCTGATAAGACTTACATAATTACCTATTGTGTATCTCTAGGGTACATAGAAAAACCATATGGCAGAAGTAACATGAGGGAGTTTCCTTCGGTCAGACCAGGTCAAACGTCTCAATAACTCACTTTATCAAGCTCGTCTAGGTAGCAGTCAACAAAGTCTCTTGGCTCTCCTGATACTCTTGTTAGCTTATGCTTGTTTATCATGTTTAGTACTATTTGTTTAACTGTGTTGAAATTTTGAAAGGCCTTCTTAAAGGGAAGGGGAAGACCTCTCACCACAGGAAGTGTATCATAGAtctagaagaaaataaaagaagCAGTCAGCACAGAACTGCTATTTCAAATGTCTTAATACAAACATTGTTTTATACAATACAATGTCTCACCATTGCCCAGGGTCCATTCCCGATCTTTAAATTTTCAGTGAAACATCTAACAAACTCTTTAAGGGTTTGATGCTCATATTCAAAGCGTGTGCCAAATAAAACCAGGTAGATGATGTTTGATGCAGCATCGTGGAACAAAGTCTTAGGATTCATATCTGCtcctacatatatacacatttgtGATAAATTTGCTTTCATAACATTGTTAAACAGCTGTTGGCAACAAGTAAGAAATCTTTACTGGTTTTACATGTAAGACAGTGACTAAAAAAGTGATTAGAAGCAACATTACAATACCAGCACTTTTCTCCAACCGTGCAACAAGGTGTTCAATCTCCCCCAGAATCCTCTTCTCCATAGACTGCTTCCCCAGGCCAAAGTTCCTCAGGGTCATGAGGGCAAAACGTCGATGCTCTCTCCACGCAGAACCATAGTCAGCAAATATGAAACCTGTGATGTTGGacttttgtaagtaactttGGTTCTATTGGTAAATGCAAAAATTGTAATACATAATTAAAATTAGAAAACTTTTACCGGTTTTTTGTATTATGCTGTTGACCATGAGGTTCTGTGGGCGTCCAGAAAAGTCTGCAGCATTGGTCACCAAAGCCTCCTTTACAGCCTTGAAACCAGTAAGAACCACTGCTGGATTTCTGCCAATATACAGGCTGTAAACATTCCCATAACATTCAGCCAACTAAATagataaaaacaacaaacaaggaaCAAGTCTGCAGCAATTCAAGAAATAAAGCTAGAAGAAATAAATTAATTTCCAAAagcaataaaataataattcaacTATATAATTCTTTATCCCTTGTAAATCTTTAGTTTGGTATACCATTATAATACTCCGTCCATTATGGTGGACATAGTTTTTAATAGAATTGCCTGCTTCATGCAATAATTATTCACAAACTATTAAACATAAGCTACAGTATTTGCAGTAATAAACGTGCATGAGTGATAAACACATTTTACATTGGTAAAATGAAAGAAGATGCCACTCTACCCTCTCAAGGTCTTTCAGTGGATTCAAGATGTTTAGTTGTAAGAGGTTTCCAAATATGGGTACTGGTTGGGGTCCTGGAGGGAAGTTCTTGGGCCTCTGGATCCTGATAACAATGAAGATGAAGATACAAATACCAACCAGAACGAAGGATCCCAGCATGATGTCTGTTCCACTGCAGCTTTCCACACTGTGTTCCTTTGATACGCCTCCCATTTATATGCCTGCCTCTGAACACTGTTGGCAGACAGCCAGACATAAAAAAGTCTCCTACATATTAACATTTGTAACCATCatcctgtcatcctgtcacaATGCTATGGAatcatatttttaaataaatgtacatttttgtgtattttaagTGTATTTCTACCAATTACAGATAGGAATGGAATAAATGGACTTCAtccttttaaattaaatatttttagTCAATTAAAATAATATTGCTATATCATAGTGCTTAAAATGGTACTGTAATGGCGAGGTAGGCTAGCACG
Encoded here:
- the LOC143527106 gene encoding cytochrome P450 2J6-like isoform X6; translation: MVNSIIQKTGFIFADYGSAWREHRRFALMTLRNFGLGKQSMEKRILGEIEHLVARLEKSAGADMNPKTLFHDAASNIIYLVLFGTRFEYEHQTLKEFVRCFTENLKIGNGPWAMIYDTLPVVRGLPLPFKKAFQNFNTVKQIVLNMINKHKLTRVSGEPRDFVDCYLDELDKKGDGQSSFDENNLLGIVIDLHVAGTDTTSNTLLTAFLYLMAHPHIQERCRQEIDEVLEGKAQASFEDRHNMPYTQAVIHESQRVANTVPLSVFHSTSRDTQLMGYSIPKGTLIIPNLSSVLSEEDQWKFPHEFNPANFLNDQGQFEKPEAFLPFSAGPRVCLGEGLARMELFLILVSLLRRFQFVWPEDAGEPDFTPVFGITLTPRPYKMGVRLRQKPGEMQKQ
- the LOC143527106 gene encoding cytochrome P450 2J6-like isoform X3 produces the protein MGGVSKEHSVESCSGTDIMLGSFVLVGICIFIFIVIRIQRPKNFPPGPQPVPIFGNLLQLNILNPLKDLERAVKEALVTNAADFSGRPQNLMVNSIIQKTGFIFADYGSAWREHRRFALMTLRNFGLGKQSMEKRILGEIEHLVARLEKSAGADMNPKTLFHDAASNIIYLVLFGTRFEYEHQTLKEFVRCFTENLKIGNGPWAMIYDTLPVVRGLPLPFKKAFQNFNTVKQIVLNMINKHKLTRVSGEPRDFVDCYLDELDKKGDGQSSFDENNLLGIVIDLHVAGTDTTSNTLLTAFLYLMAHPHIQERCRQEIDEVLEGKAQASFEDRHNMPYTQAVIHESQRVANTVPLSVFHSTSRDTQLMGYSIPKGTLIIPNLSSVLSEEDQWKFPHEFNPANFLNDQGQFEKPEAFLPFSAGPRVCLGEGLARMELFLILVSLLRRFQFVWPEDAGEPDFTPVFGITLTPRPYKMGVRLRQKPGEMQKQ
- the LOC143527106 gene encoding cytochrome P450 2J6-like isoform X5, with amino-acid sequence MCISLGAVPCVCVHPSHLWIQRPKNFPPGPQPVPIFGNLLQLNILNPLKDLERAVKEALVTNAADFSGRPQNLMVNSIIQKTGFIFADYGSAWREHRRFALMTLRNFGLGKQSMEKRILGEIEHLVARLEKSAGADMNPKTLFHDAASNIIYLVLFGTRFEYEHQTLKEFVRCFTENLKIGNGPWAMIYDTLPVVRGLPLPFKKAFQNFNTVKQIVLNMINKHKLTRVSGEPRDFVDCYLDELDKKGDGQSSFDENNLLGIVIDLHVAGTDTTSNTLLTAFLYLMAHPHIQERCRQEIDEVLEGKAQASFEDRHNMPYTQAVIHESQRVANTVPLSVFHSTSRDTQLMGYSIPKGTLIIPNLSSVLSEEDQWKFPHEFNPANFLNDQGQFEKPEAFLPFSAGPRVCLGEGLARMELFLILVSLLRRFQFVWPEDAGEPDFTPVFGITLTPRPYKMGVRLRQKPGEMQKQ
- the LOC143527106 gene encoding cytochrome P450 2F2-like isoform X1; amino-acid sequence: MGGVSKEHSVESCSGTDIMLGSFVLVGICIFIFIVIRIQRPKNFPPGPQPVPIFGNLLQLNILNPLKDLERLAECYGNVYSLYIGRNPAVVLTGFKAVKEALVTNAADFSGRPQNLMVNSIIQKTGFIFADYGSAWREHRRFALMTLRNFGLGKQSMEKRILGEIEHLVARLEKSAGADMNPKTLFHDAASNIIYLVLFGTRFEYEHQTLKEFVRCFTENLKIGNGPWAMIYDTLPVVRGLPLPFKKAFQNFNTVKQIVLNMINKHKLTRVSGEPRDFVDCYLDELDKKGDGQSSFDENNLLGIVIDLHVAGTDTTSNTLLTAFLYLMAHPHIQERCRQEIDEVLEGKAQASFEDRHNMPYTQAVIHESQRVANTVPLSVFHSTSRDTQLMGYSIPKGTLIIPNLSSVLSEEDQWKFPHEFNPANFLNDQGQFEKPEAFLPFSAGPRVCLGEGLARMELFLILVSLLRRFQFVWPEDAGEPDFTPVFGITLTPRPYKMGVRLRQKPGEMQKQ
- the LOC143527106 gene encoding cytochrome P450 2F2-like isoform X2, producing MCISLGAVPCVCVHPSHLWIQRPKNFPPGPQPVPIFGNLLQLNILNPLKDLERLAECYGNVYSLYIGRNPAVVLTGFKAVKEALVTNAADFSGRPQNLMVNSIIQKTGFIFADYGSAWREHRRFALMTLRNFGLGKQSMEKRILGEIEHLVARLEKSAGADMNPKTLFHDAASNIIYLVLFGTRFEYEHQTLKEFVRCFTENLKIGNGPWAMIYDTLPVVRGLPLPFKKAFQNFNTVKQIVLNMINKHKLTRVSGEPRDFVDCYLDELDKKGDGQSSFDENNLLGIVIDLHVAGTDTTSNTLLTAFLYLMAHPHIQERCRQEIDEVLEGKAQASFEDRHNMPYTQAVIHESQRVANTVPLSVFHSTSRDTQLMGYSIPKGTLIIPNLSSVLSEEDQWKFPHEFNPANFLNDQGQFEKPEAFLPFSAGPRVCLGEGLARMELFLILVSLLRRFQFVWPEDAGEPDFTPVFGITLTPRPYKMGVRLRQKPGEMQKQ
- the LOC143527106 gene encoding cytochrome P450 2F2-like isoform X4, yielding MIQRPKNFPPGPQPVPIFGNLLQLNILNPLKDLERLAECYGNVYSLYIGRNPAVVLTGFKAVKEALVTNAADFSGRPQNLMVNSIIQKTGFIFADYGSAWREHRRFALMTLRNFGLGKQSMEKRILGEIEHLVARLEKSAGADMNPKTLFHDAASNIIYLVLFGTRFEYEHQTLKEFVRCFTENLKIGNGPWAMIYDTLPVVRGLPLPFKKAFQNFNTVKQIVLNMINKHKLTRVSGEPRDFVDCYLDELDKKGDGQSSFDENNLLGIVIDLHVAGTDTTSNTLLTAFLYLMAHPHIQERCRQEIDEVLEGKAQASFEDRHNMPYTQAVIHESQRVANTVPLSVFHSTSRDTQLMGYSIPKGTLIIPNLSSVLSEEDQWKFPHEFNPANFLNDQGQFEKPEAFLPFSAGPRVCLGEGLARMELFLILVSLLRRFQFVWPEDAGEPDFTPVFGITLTPRPYKMGVRLRQKPGEMQKQ
- the LOC143527106 gene encoding cytochrome P450 2K1-like isoform X7, which encodes MGGVSKEHSVESCSGTDIMLGSFVLVGICIFIFIVIRIQRPKNFPPGPQPVPIFGNLLQLNILNPLKDLERLAECYGNVYSLYIGRNPAVVLTGFKAVKEALVTNAADFSGRPQNLMVNSIIQKTGFIFADYGSAWREHRRFALMTLRNFGLGKQSMEKRILGEIEHLVARLEKSADLHVAGTDTTSNTLLTAFLYLMAHPHIQERCRQEIDEVLEGKAQASFEDRHNMPYTQAVIHESQRVANTVPLSVFHSTSRDTQLMGYSIPKGTLIIPNLSSVLSEEDQWKFPHEFNPANFLNDQGQFEKPEAFLPFSAGPRVCLGEGLARMELFLILVSLLRRFQFVWPEDAGEPDFTPVFGITLTPRPYKMGVRLRQKPGEMQKQ